One Succinivibrio dextrinosolvens DNA window includes the following coding sequences:
- the ureE gene encoding urease accessory protein UreE translates to MIEFLKKETRVDTDVNIPFVKLTSEKRKITRQKILLSDGNEAGIFLDRGTLLEPDDVLVSEDGKKALVIAEDEDVICAKSDNWNTFSKACYHLGNRHVPLQISEKELCFLPDKVLEELCRRLGLKVSRDKRPFIPEQGAYSHHHEHVSSQTHHEH, encoded by the coding sequence GTGATTGAATTTTTGAAAAAAGAAACAAGAGTCGATACTGATGTAAATATACCTTTTGTAAAGCTCACTTCAGAAAAGAGAAAAATTACCCGTCAAAAAATTTTGCTTTCTGATGGTAATGAAGCAGGAATCTTTTTAGATAGAGGAACTCTACTTGAACCTGATGACGTTTTAGTATCTGAAGACGGAAAGAAAGCACTGGTTATTGCTGAGGACGAAGATGTTATCTGTGCAAAGAGTGATAACTGGAATACCTTTTCAAAGGCTTGCTATCACCTAGGAAATCGGCATGTCCCTTTACAGATTAGTGAAAAGGAACTTTGTTTTCTTCCAGACAAGGTTTTAGAAGAGTTGTGCCGCAGACTTGGTCTTAAAGTCAGCCGAGATAAAAGACCTTTTATTCCTGAACAAGGCGCATATTCTCATCATCACGAGCATGTTTCGTCTCAGACCCACCATGAGCATTAA
- a CDS encoding urease accessory protein UreF: MEKNISNEILSSCMWLSSPSLPVGGFSWSQGLESAIEYSFVFDRDSLLKYLKGMLDYSIALWDLPFIKRFIESSEKQDNNEFKKLDLMLKSGRGTKELYEEECSMGKALKSLITSLGMFPPWLNSAQDYSYVGMFSLSFFQRVKDIDENKIKNLMWAYAFSWAQNQTSVACKTVPLGQTDAQKVLIELNDNIDKAVETALDLEDDELGSSLPGSFICSALHENQYSRLFRS; the protein is encoded by the coding sequence ATGGAAAAAAACATCAGTAATGAAATTTTAAGCTCTTGTATGTGGTTGTCATCTCCATCTCTTCCTGTAGGTGGATTTTCATGGTCTCAAGGACTTGAAAGTGCAATAGAGTATAGTTTTGTATTCGACAGAGACTCTCTTTTGAAGTATTTGAAAGGTATGCTTGACTACTCTATAGCATTATGGGATCTGCCATTTATTAAGCGTTTTATTGAAAGCAGTGAAAAACAGGATAATAACGAATTTAAAAAACTCGATCTAATGCTTAAATCAGGGCGTGGAACCAAAGAATTATATGAAGAAGAATGTTCAATGGGAAAAGCCTTAAAAAGTTTAATAACATCACTGGGAATGTTTCCTCCATGGCTTAATTCTGCGCAGGACTACAGTTATGTTGGAATGTTTTCTCTTTCTTTTTTTCAAAGAGTTAAAGATATTGATGAAAATAAGATAAAAAACCTAATGTGGGCTTATGCTTTCAGTTGGGCTCAAAATCAGACATCCGTTGCCTGCAAAACAGTTCCATTAGGACAGACTGATGCACAAAAGGTTCTAATTGAGTTAAATGACAATATCGATAAAGCAGTAGAGACAGCCTTAGATCTTGAAGATGATGAGCTCGGAAGTTCACTTCCGGGAAGTTTTATCTGCAGTGCTTTACATGAAAACCAGTATTCAAGACTGTTTAGAAGTTAA
- the ureG gene encoding urease accessory protein UreG, with product MNSKQCLRVGIGGPVGSGKTALLLKLCEYFRNKYNMAVVTNDIYTKEDAEFLLRHKALSSDRIRGVETGGCPHTAIREDASMNLEAIDELQQSHPGLELIFVESGGDNLSATFSPELADLTLYIIDVSEGDKIPRKGGPGITKSDLLVINKIDLAPMVGASLEVMENDSRRMRKDKKFVFSNMMTGQGLKEIADFIVSEGMLPARL from the coding sequence ATGAATTCAAAACAATGTTTGCGAGTAGGTATTGGCGGACCTGTCGGTTCAGGAAAAACAGCTCTGCTTTTAAAACTGTGTGAATATTTCAGAAATAAATACAATATGGCAGTAGTTACAAATGATATTTACACAAAAGAGGATGCTGAATTTTTATTAAGACATAAAGCTCTTTCCTCAGATAGAATTCGCGGAGTCGAAACCGGCGGTTGTCCTCATACAGCAATTAGAGAAGATGCTTCAATGAATCTTGAAGCAATTGATGAATTACAACAATCACATCCTGGACTTGAACTCATTTTTGTTGAGAGCGGCGGAGATAATTTGTCCGCAACCTTCAGTCCAGAACTTGCAGATCTGACTTTATATATAATCGATGTCAGTGAGGGGGATAAGATCCCAAGAAAAGGCGGTCCAGGTATTACCAAGTCGGACTTACTTGTCATAAACAAGATAGATCTTGCTCCTATGGTAGGTGCATCCCTTGAAGTTATGGAGAATGATTCAAGGCGTATGCGTAAGGATAAAAAGTTCGTTTTTTCAAACATGATGACAGGACAAGGGCTTAAGGAAATAGCTGACTTTATTGTTAGTGAAGGGATGCTGCCTGCACGATTATAA
- a CDS encoding urease accessory protein UreD, protein MDRDKFSDKMSYDKLRQWNAALSLSFNVAHQKTVIDEFNGYGPLRVLNLFYPEKDRDKVRTCHCYLLHPPGGLVSGDCLNIDICAKKNSRVLITTPSATKIYRADSNGIRQSQNISIKCEGSDVEWLPQETILYDGAKPKLELLVKLDKKSSFIGSEIICFGRKTCGEEFKSGLATQRVSIYLEDEPLSFENLRLEGNSSLLKSCYGMRSQNCIASLYAYSKNESLLEQSCKSLFSKLENFSKTYGGDSAVSFRNHLCTVKFIGENSRIAHKFIIEVLGHLRPAVSQRELCIPRIWRS, encoded by the coding sequence ATGGATAGAGATAAATTCAGTGACAAGATGTCATATGATAAACTTCGACAGTGGAATGCTGCACTTAGTCTTTCATTTAATGTTGCACATCAGAAGACAGTGATCGATGAGTTTAATGGTTATGGACCTTTACGGGTCCTTAACCTTTTTTATCCTGAAAAGGATAGAGATAAGGTCAGGACCTGTCACTGTTATCTACTTCATCCTCCTGGAGGATTAGTTTCTGGGGACTGTCTTAATATAGATATCTGTGCTAAAAAAAATAGTCGGGTTCTTATCACAACACCTTCTGCTACTAAGATTTACAGAGCAGACTCAAATGGGATAAGGCAGAGTCAGAATATCTCTATAAAGTGTGAAGGATCTGATGTAGAGTGGCTGCCTCAAGAGACTATTCTTTACGATGGAGCCAAACCAAAATTAGAGCTTTTAGTAAAACTAGATAAAAAAAGTTCTTTTATTGGTTCTGAAATAATCTGTTTTGGCCGTAAAACTTGTGGCGAAGAATTTAAATCAGGTCTTGCCACTCAAAGAGTTTCTATTTATCTTGAAGACGAGCCTTTAAGTTTTGAAAATCTTCGTCTTGAAGGTAACAGTTCTTTACTAAAAAGCTGCTATGGTATGCGTTCGCAAAACTGTATTGCTTCTTTGTATGCTTATTCAAAAAATGAGTCTTTACTTGAACAAAGTTGTAAGAGTCTGTTCTCAAAACTTGAAAATTTTTCAAAGACCTATGGAGGAGATTCTGCTGTAAGTTTTCGTAATCACTTATGTACGGTTAAATTTATCGGAGAAAATTCTCGTATTGCCCACAAATTTATTATAGAAGTTCTTGGTCATTTAAGACCTGCAGTGTCCCAAAGAGAGCTCTGTATTCCAAGGATCTGGAGAAGTTAA
- the urtE gene encoding urea ABC transporter ATP-binding subunit UrtE encodes MKSSVVFDNLNQYYDESHILNDVTLNIEEGKCTCIMGRNGVGKTTLLKCLMGLLPSRSGHIFFNGTDVTNLSPEKRAALGIGYVPQGRQIFPLLTVEENLLIGLPMRKDKAKKIPDFIFDYFPVLQQMLHRLGGDLSGGQQQQLAIGRALVEQPSFLVLDEPTEGIQPNIVREIADTIKDLNEKLGITVLLVEQKVPFAKRVADNYAVMNRGHIVTSGKMAGLDAQTIKEFLSV; translated from the coding sequence ATGAAGAGTAGTGTTGTATTTGATAATCTAAACCAGTATTACGATGAGAGTCATATCTTAAACGATGTAACTCTAAATATTGAAGAAGGCAAGTGCACCTGTATTATGGGGCGTAATGGTGTAGGTAAAACCACTTTACTAAAATGCCTAATGGGGCTTTTACCTTCAAGAAGTGGCCATATCTTTTTTAATGGTACAGATGTAACCAACCTTTCACCTGAAAAACGAGCTGCATTGGGAATTGGGTATGTTCCGCAGGGGAGACAGATCTTTCCTCTTTTGACTGTTGAGGAAAACCTACTGATAGGTTTACCTATGAGAAAGGACAAAGCAAAAAAAATTCCAGATTTTATTTTTGATTATTTTCCTGTTCTGCAGCAGATGTTACACCGATTAGGGGGAGATCTTTCGGGAGGCCAGCAACAGCAGTTGGCTATAGGACGCGCCTTAGTAGAACAGCCATCATTTTTAGTACTAGATGAACCTACTGAAGGTATACAGCCAAACATTGTCAGAGAAATCGCTGACACGATTAAAGATCTCAATGAAAAATTGGGAATTACTGTTTTACTGGTCGAACAGAAGGTTCCTTTTGCAAAAAGAGTGGCTGATAATTATGCGGTAATGAACCGTGGGCATATTGTGACCTCAGGAAAAATGGCGGGATTAGATGCTCAGACGATTAAAGAATTTTTGAGTGTGTAA
- the urtD gene encoding urea ABC transporter ATP-binding protein UrtD, whose translation MNIERTASIAAKKIKNLAQHTHLKHKKAVNEPKKNLKNSDIVLYVENLTVSFDGFKALNDLTFYLNSGELRCFIGPNGAGKSTMMDVLTGKTKVDSGSAWFVPDVKDKNPRNMLNLLEMDEVSIANAGIGRKFQKPSVFETISVAQNLELALRCKRNILSAYRAKLDSEQSDFLLSTLERIKLSDKANDLASSLSHGQKQWLEIGMLLMQKPSLIMLDEPVAGMTPEEIDMTIDLLYELEGENTIMVIEHDMDFIRAIANQVVVLNQGTVLAEGDMDCIQSNPKVIEAYLGEGL comes from the coding sequence ATGAATATTGAAAGAACAGCATCAATAGCCGCAAAAAAAATTAAAAATTTGGCTCAGCACACTCATCTAAAACATAAAAAAGCCGTTAATGAACCAAAAAAGAATCTTAAGAATTCAGATATTGTCCTGTATGTAGAAAATCTGACTGTAAGCTTTGACGGTTTTAAGGCCTTAAATGATCTTACATTCTATTTAAATAGTGGTGAATTACGTTGTTTTATTGGACCTAATGGTGCGGGCAAATCAACAATGATGGATGTCCTTACGGGAAAGACTAAGGTTGATTCTGGTTCTGCCTGGTTTGTTCCAGATGTAAAGGATAAGAACCCACGCAATATGCTTAATCTGCTAGAAATGGATGAAGTCTCTATTGCCAATGCTGGAATTGGCAGAAAATTTCAGAAACCTTCGGTATTTGAAACTATCAGTGTGGCGCAGAATCTTGAATTGGCACTTCGTTGTAAAAGAAATATTCTTTCAGCCTACAGGGCAAAACTCGATAGTGAGCAGTCAGATTTTCTTTTGAGTACATTAGAGCGTATTAAATTATCTGATAAAGCCAACGACCTTGCATCTAGTTTGTCTCATGGACAGAAACAATGGTTAGAAATTGGGATGCTGTTAATGCAGAAACCAAGCCTTATTATGCTTGACGAACCAGTTGCCGGCATGACTCCAGAAGAAATCGATATGACAATAGATCTTCTTTACGAGCTAGAAGGTGAAAATACCATTATGGTTATTGAGCATGATATGGATTTTATTCGAGCTATCGCAAATCAGGTTGTTGTTTTAAATCAGGGGACGGTACTTGCCGAGGGAGATATGGATTGCATTCAGTCTAATCCTAAGGTAATTGAGGCCTATCTTGGAGAGGGGCTTTAA
- the urtC gene encoding urea ABC transporter permease subunit UrtC: MNELILQEKFLSKETKGFLLITTLFGILVVILSLLGESNPLHLPVYVVNLLGKYVTYAILALSVDMVWGYLGILTLGHCVFFALGGYVMGMYLTRSIGAQGVYGDPILPDFMVFLNWHELPWYWQGLQYFPLAAVLIVAVPSLLAFVFGKLAFSSRVSGVYLSIITQALTYAMMLAFFLNELGFGGNNGLTDFKTLLGFSLQTDGIRIVLFALSVLVLCLSYLLCRSVLISKLGRLCIAVRDAENRVRFIGYRVENVKLLIFVLSAAIAGIAGALYVPQVGIINPSEFSPVNSIEIIVCVALGGRGRLYGAVIGAILVHIAKTCFTNLMPEFWLFALGALFVLVTLFLKDGVAGMINSWINSHHAKTEMRMA; encoded by the coding sequence ATGAATGAGCTAATCTTACAAGAAAAGTTTTTATCAAAAGAAACAAAGGGATTTTTGTTGATAACCACTTTGTTTGGCATTTTGGTGGTTATTTTAAGTTTATTAGGTGAAAGTAATCCTCTGCATCTACCTGTCTATGTAGTAAATCTCCTAGGCAAGTATGTTACCTATGCCATTTTAGCTTTGTCCGTAGATATGGTATGGGGTTATTTGGGGATTTTAACTTTAGGTCACTGTGTATTTTTTGCCTTGGGTGGATATGTAATGGGAATGTATCTTACACGTTCAATTGGTGCTCAGGGAGTATATGGAGATCCTATCCTTCCAGATTTTATGGTGTTTTTAAATTGGCATGAGCTTCCATGGTACTGGCAGGGGTTACAGTATTTCCCTCTGGCTGCTGTACTAATTGTGGCAGTTCCTTCTCTTTTAGCTTTTGTCTTTGGAAAGCTTGCTTTCTCATCAAGAGTGTCTGGAGTATATCTCTCAATTATTACTCAGGCTCTGACTTATGCGATGATGTTAGCTTTTTTCTTAAACGAGCTTGGTTTCGGTGGTAACAACGGTCTTACAGACTTTAAGACTTTACTTGGTTTTAGTCTGCAAACAGATGGTATCAGAATTGTCCTTTTTGCCTTGTCTGTGCTTGTGCTGTGTTTAAGTTATCTTTTATGCAGATCCGTCCTGATATCTAAACTTGGAAGATTGTGTATTGCCGTAAGAGATGCTGAAAATCGTGTACGTTTTATAGGATATCGTGTTGAGAATGTAAAACTTTTGATTTTTGTTTTATCTGCTGCAATTGCTGGTATTGCCGGTGCCTTATATGTTCCTCAGGTAGGCATTATCAACCCAAGTGAGTTTTCTCCTGTAAATTCTATTGAGATTATTGTTTGTGTCGCTTTAGGTGGTCGCGGTCGTCTTTATGGAGCGGTTATAGGTGCCATATTAGTTCACATTGCTAAAACCTGTTTTACAAATCTGATGCCTGAGTTTTGGCTGTTTGCTTTGGGAGCTTTGTTTGTTCTTGTTACTCTATTTTTAAAGGACGGTGTGGCAGGAATGATTAATTCCTGGATTAATTCTCATCATGCAAAAACAGAAATGAGGATGGCTTAA
- the urtB gene encoding urea ABC transporter permease subunit UrtB — MLLTVLFISTVYAAEPDYEISKSLKDSLTDSKAKSRDNAIAILSEDLSEQNILVLNKLKNGLVYYDSQKEIFLKESVESNCYIQPSTSQKVCNLKLRRSGISTLQKKKIESILLKSALFSSNDSDRAKAVKKLLEIESQNDLPSEETIDKLIRQESQKEIYKDLKIVEALIQSRSPELGVQKLISCIDILEEKGNAACIQAIDRLKLSTNSEVSQRATKAASSLSFSKSISDFFEKIFFGLSLGSVLVLAAVGLSITFGVMGVINMAHGELIMLGAYTVWIIQQIMPQSMGLALFISIPCAFIVSAFFGILIEHFVIRHLSGRPLETLLATFGISLILQQLVRTLFSPLNRAVATPEFLQGSVQITSNLSITCNRLSIIFFSLVVFAVIVLVMKKTRLGLEVRAVSQNRAIAKAMGIKAEKVDVLTFGLGSGIAGVAGVALSQITNVGPNLGQSYIIDSFMVVVFGGAGNLWGTLTGGLIMGIANKLLEPVSGAMLSKIIILIALILFIQKRPRGLFPQRGRAAED; from the coding sequence ATGCTATTAACAGTGCTTTTTATAAGCACTGTATATGCAGCCGAGCCAGATTATGAAATAAGTAAATCTTTAAAAGACTCACTTACTGATAGCAAGGCGAAGAGTAGAGATAATGCTATTGCTATTTTGAGTGAAGATCTTAGTGAACAGAATATCCTTGTACTAAATAAACTAAAAAACGGTTTGGTTTATTATGATTCTCAAAAGGAAATTTTTCTAAAAGAGTCCGTAGAAAGTAACTGTTATATTCAACCGTCTACTTCACAGAAAGTTTGTAATCTTAAGTTACGTCGTAGCGGTATAAGTACTCTTCAAAAGAAAAAAATTGAGTCCATTCTTTTAAAGTCAGCTCTGTTTAGTTCTAACGACAGCGATAGAGCCAAAGCAGTAAAAAAGTTGCTTGAGATTGAGTCTCAAAATGACCTTCCTTCAGAAGAGACTATAGATAAGCTTATTCGTCAGGAATCTCAAAAAGAAATTTATAAAGACTTAAAGATTGTCGAGGCCTTAATTCAAAGCCGTTCTCCTGAGCTTGGTGTACAAAAGCTAATAAGCTGTATTGATATCCTTGAGGAAAAGGGGAATGCCGCTTGTATTCAGGCAATAGATAGACTGAAACTTTCAACCAATAGCGAAGTATCTCAACGCGCAACCAAAGCTGCTTCAAGTCTATCCTTTTCAAAGTCAATCTCTGACTTTTTTGAAAAGATTTTCTTTGGATTAAGCCTTGGTTCTGTTTTGGTTCTAGCTGCTGTTGGCCTATCAATTACCTTTGGTGTAATGGGCGTAATCAACATGGCTCATGGTGAACTAATAATGCTAGGAGCCTACACTGTTTGGATAATTCAGCAAATTATGCCTCAATCAATGGGGCTTGCTTTATTTATTTCCATTCCATGCGCCTTTATTGTAAGTGCATTCTTTGGAATTTTAATTGAGCATTTTGTCATAAGACATTTAAGTGGCAGACCTCTTGAGACTCTACTGGCAACATTCGGTATTAGCTTAATTTTGCAACAGTTGGTTAGGACCTTATTCTCTCCACTTAATAGAGCTGTTGCTACTCCCGAATTTTTACAAGGTTCCGTTCAGATTACAAGTAACTTAAGCATTACCTGCAATCGTCTAAGTATCATATTTTTTAGTTTAGTCGTCTTTGCCGTGATTGTTCTTGTGATGAAGAAAACTAGATTAGGTCTTGAGGTAAGAGCCGTTTCTCAGAACAGAGCTATCGCAAAAGCAATGGGTATTAAAGCTGAAAAAGTCGATGTTTTGACCTTTGGTTTGGGCTCTGGCATTGCCGGTGTGGCAGGTGTTGCTCTAAGTCAGATCACTAATGTAGGACCAAATCTTGGTCAATCCTATATTATTGACTCTTTTATGGTTGTAGTGTTTGGTGGTGCAGGTAATCTGTGGGGTACTCTGACAGGTGGTCTAATCATGGGAATTGCTAATAAACTCTTAGAACCTGTCAGTGGAGCGATGCTATCTAAAATTATAATTTTAATTGCTCTGATTCTGTTTATCCAAAAGCGTCCTCGAGGGCTATTCCCTCAGCGAGGCAGAGCTGCGGAGGATTAA
- the urtA gene encoding urea ABC transporter substrate-binding protein has translation MKTKLSRIALAAFVSFNVFNSAFAAEDTIKVGIMHSLSGTMAISEASLKDEMLMLIEEQNKKGGLLGKKIEAVVVDPASDWPLFAEKSRELLTKDKVSAVFGCWTSVSRKAVLPVFEELNGLLFYPVQYEGEESSRNIIYTGAAPNQQSIPAIDYLMNDIGVKRWVLAGTDYVFPRTANKIIEAYLKQHGVASEDIMINYTPFGHSDWQSIVSEIKSFGSSGKKTAVVSTLNGDANVPFYKELANQGISASDIPVMAFSVGEEELSGIDTAPLEGHLAAWNYFQSVESSENADFIEKFRKFTKNPNRVTNDPMEAHYIGFNLWVKAVEKAGTTDVDKVLDTIVGIKTNNLTGGTAEVLPNHHITKPVLIGEIQSDGQFQVVWETDKEVKGDAWSDYLEGSKDLISDWTAPIKCGNYNVKTKKCLGSQSN, from the coding sequence ATGAAGACTAAATTATCAAGAATAGCTTTAGCTGCATTTGTTTCGTTTAATGTGTTTAACTCTGCTTTTGCTGCTGAAGACACAATTAAAGTTGGTATTATGCATTCTCTATCAGGAACTATGGCAATCAGTGAAGCCTCTTTGAAAGATGAAATGTTAATGTTGATTGAAGAACAGAATAAGAAGGGAGGTCTTTTAGGTAAGAAAATTGAAGCGGTAGTTGTTGACCCTGCATCAGATTGGCCTTTGTTTGCGGAAAAGAGTCGAGAACTATTAACTAAGGACAAGGTTTCAGCTGTGTTCGGTTGTTGGACATCTGTTTCAAGAAAAGCAGTTTTACCTGTCTTTGAAGAATTGAATGGTCTTCTTTTCTATCCAGTTCAGTACGAAGGTGAGGAATCTTCTCGTAATATTATTTACACAGGCGCAGCTCCAAACCAGCAGTCAATCCCTGCAATTGATTATTTAATGAATGATATAGGTGTAAAAAGATGGGTTCTTGCTGGTACTGATTATGTATTCCCTCGTACTGCTAACAAGATTATCGAGGCATATCTAAAGCAGCACGGTGTAGCTTCTGAAGATATAATGATTAATTACACTCCTTTTGGTCATTCTGATTGGCAGTCAATTGTATCTGAAATTAAATCCTTTGGAAGCTCTGGAAAGAAAACCGCAGTAGTTTCCACTTTAAACGGTGATGCCAACGTCCCATTCTATAAGGAATTAGCTAACCAGGGCATTAGTGCAAGTGATATTCCTGTTATGGCATTTTCTGTAGGAGAGGAAGAGTTATCTGGTATAGATACAGCTCCACTTGAGGGACATCTAGCTGCATGGAACTATTTCCAGAGTGTTGAGTCTTCAGAAAACGCTGATTTTATAGAAAAATTCCGTAAGTTTACAAAGAATCCAAATCGTGTAACTAATGATCCTATGGAAGCGCACTATATCGGATTTAACTTATGGGTTAAGGCAGTAGAGAAGGCCGGTACTACTGATGTAGATAAAGTTTTAGATACTATTGTTGGTATTAAGACAAATAACCTAACAGGAGGCACTGCAGAAGTTCTTCCAAACCACCATATTACTAAACCAGTGCTAATTGGTGAAATCCAGTCAGATGGACAGTTCCAGGTTGTATGGGAAACCGACAAAGAGGTCAAGGGCGATGCCTGGAGTGATTATCTAGAAGGATCAAAAGATCTGATTTCAGATTGGACTGCTCCTATCAAGTGCGGAAACTATAACGTTAAGACTAAAAAGTGTCTAGGTTCTCAAAGTAACTAA
- the nusG gene encoding transcription termination/antitermination protein NusG, with the protein MADVEKIEAPEAPVSPDATSLDEAQLDSKTQEEKKNKYFGGDKFRWYVIQAFSGFEQRVALTLQERIKIHHMEDYFGEILVPKEKVKEIKDGKKRESERKFFPGYVLVNMRMTSESWQLVKHTDRVLGFIGGTSEKPLPITEAEANKILDRLKETEDSPRPKTMFEVGEHVRAIEGAFKDFVGTVEKVDYEKNRLTVSIAIFGRATPVELDFTQVEKDI; encoded by the coding sequence ATGGCAGATGTAGAAAAGATTGAAGCTCCAGAAGCACCTGTTTCACCTGATGCAACCAGTCTAGATGAAGCTCAGTTAGATTCAAAAACACAGGAAGAGAAGAAGAATAAGTATTTCGGTGGAGACAAGTTCCGCTGGTATGTTATTCAGGCTTTTTCTGGTTTTGAGCAGCGTGTTGCACTTACTCTTCAGGAAAGAATCAAGATTCACCATATGGAAGACTATTTTGGTGAAATTCTTGTTCCAAAGGAGAAGGTCAAGGAGATTAAGGACGGAAAGAAACGCGAGTCAGAGCGTAAGTTTTTCCCAGGATATGTTTTAGTTAATATGCGCATGACTTCTGAGTCTTGGCAGCTTGTAAAACATACTGATCGTGTTTTAGGTTTCATCGGTGGTACTTCAGAAAAACCATTGCCAATTACTGAAGCTGAAGCAAATAAGATTCTTGATAGACTTAAGGAAACTGAGGATTCTCCTCGTCCTAAGACTATGTTCGAAGTTGGTGAACATGTACGTGCTATCGAAGGTGCATTTAAAGATTTCGTTGGTACTGTTGAGAAGGTTGATTACGAGAAGAATCGTCTGACTGTATCAATTGCGATTTTCGGACGTGCAACTCCTGTTGAACTTGATTTTACTCAGGTAGAAAAAGATATATAA
- the secE gene encoding preprotein translocase subunit SecE, translating to MSEINSNKAAVESKKAPVKKVAADGSQLFVSPAVSAVFWTVSLVLVCAIIFGNYYYTNFVVVEETTLSRLLRVLAVIFGLIIALSVSLLTNKGRALIQFSRQAYTELKKVIWPTRQEAVQTTFIVFVAVAVVSLFLYLCDIVFLQIVRVFTL from the coding sequence ATGTCAGAAATTAATAGCAATAAAGCTGCTGTTGAATCAAAGAAAGCTCCTGTAAAGAAAGTTGCAGCAGATGGTTCTCAGCTTTTTGTGTCTCCAGCTGTAAGTGCTGTTTTCTGGACAGTTTCTTTAGTATTAGTTTGCGCAATTATTTTTGGTAACTATTACTACACAAATTTTGTTGTGGTTGAGGAAACCACTCTTTCACGTTTACTTCGTGTATTAGCAGTAATTTTCGGTTTAATTATTGCTTTATCAGTATCTCTATTGACAAACAAGGGTCGTGCACTAATTCAGTTTTCACGTCAGGCATATACTGAACTTAAAAAAGTTATTTGGCCTACTCGCCAGGAAGCAGTTCAGACTACATTTATCGTTTTCGTAGCTGTTGCTGTTGTAAGCTTATTCCTGTATCTTTGCGATATCGTATTTTTACAGATTGTTCGTGTATTCACTCTTTAA